From a region of the Neobacillus niacini genome:
- a CDS encoding AAA family ATPase yields the protein MSILHLMVGLPCSGKTTLARKLEKKYSALRLTPDEWHTRLGHDFGYNMTESDEAIHNARHEAVESLMWDVAARIIVLGVDVILDFGFWSRSERDEFRSRAKELGADFKIHFNDISEEELFERLRTRNAQKPEATFVIPEAKLKEWIQIFERPSPEELE from the coding sequence ATGTCAATCCTCCATTTAATGGTCGGTCTCCCCTGTAGTGGTAAGACTACCCTTGCTCGCAAACTTGAAAAAAAATATTCCGCACTTCGACTTACTCCCGATGAATGGCATACGCGATTAGGTCATGATTTCGGGTATAACATGACGGAATCGGACGAAGCAATACACAATGCTAGACATGAAGCAGTGGAATCTCTGATGTGGGATGTTGCAGCTAGAATTATAGTTCTTGGTGTTGATGTTATTCTAGATTTTGGATTCTGGAGTAGAAGTGAACGGGATGAGTTTCGTTCTCGTGCCAAGGAACTAGGAGCTGACTTTAAAATCCATTTTAATGATATATCAGAAGAGGAGCTATTTGAACGTTTAAGGACTAGAAATGCTCAGAAACCAGAAGCGACTTTTGTTATTCCCGAAGCTAAACTTAAAGAGTGGATACAAATCTTCGAGCGACCTTCACCAGAGGAGCTTGAGTAA